The proteins below come from a single Bombyx mori chromosome 7, ASM3026992v2 genomic window:
- the LOC119628356 gene encoding uncharacterized protein LOC119628356, producing the protein MRVLLVCLAGLLVCLKTADSHSLPQKDYETDSSKHDITIPLNDTSGNNSSSVPDNSNGIFDSNTTTFIARSVTRVGKKESMGIYAHKNGKVKKILEGSMAVSPWSSKSRAYLGNKDGIYVYDTETEKLEKYGNLSDNVIGIAKENRTDDLYILTEDHVVYKVTEEGTKKIKVNEAEHAERIALDWDDNLYYIGANNQPYVVASDGAKKIEGLPANSTPTLISRPPITIEHGAWFISGQQAYIIYPNATSELYVFNDQEKLEYEKRNRAVQAIFLQVRDQTEE; encoded by the coding sequence ATGAGGGTGCTGTTAGTTTGCCTGGCAGGCTTACTGGTCTGCCTGAAGACGGCTGATTCTCACTCATTGCCGCAAAAGGATTACGAAACTGACTCCAGCAAACATGACATTACCATACCACTGAATGACACCAGCGGAAATAATAGCAGCTCGGTCCCCGACAACTCCAACGGAATCTTTGATTCTAACACAACAACGTTCATCGCGCGCTCCGTAACTAGGGTTGGCAAGAAAGAGTCCATGGGCATCTACGCCCACAAGAACGGtaaagtgaaaaaaattttagaaGGCAGCATGGCCGTCTCTCCTTGGTCTTCGAAGTCGCGCGCCTATTTGGGCAATAAGGACGGTATCTACGTTTACGACACAGAAACAGAGAAGCTTGAGAAGTACGGCAATCTGAGTGACAACGTCATCGGGATCGCAAAAGAGAACCGCACCGACGACCTGTACATTCTGACGGAAGACCACGTCGTCTACAAGGTCACGGAGGAAGGCACCAAGAAGATCAAGGTCAACGAGGCTGAGCATGCTGAGAGAATAGCGTTAGACTGGGATGACAACTTGTACTACATCGGAGCGAACAATCAACCGTATGTTGTCGCTTCGGACGGTGCGAAGAAGATCGAAGGTCTTCCAGCTAACTCAACCCCAACGTTAATCTCTAGGCCTCCGATCACGATAGAGCACGGAGCGTGGTTTATATCCGGACAACAGGCCTACATCATCTATCCCAACGCGACCAGCGAACTATACGTATTCAACGACCAAGAGAAGCTGGAATATGAGAAAAGAAATCGTGCTGTCCAAGCTATTTTCTTACAAGTGAGGGACCAAACAGAGGAATAA